The segment ATCCAGCGACATCTCCACGGCTTTGGCATGATTTACGCCTAACAGACGATTGGCTACTTCCGCCATGCCCGCCGCCACATGACCGTGCGACAACACCAGGATTCCCACTCTGCCCTCATTATCCTGACGGCAGTACATAGTTAAATATAATGTAATAAAACCAATCTCTTCCTCCGGCAGCCGGATTCCCGTATGCCGGGCAAAGCATTCGGCCATATCCTGGGCTATGGCAAATTCACGGGCATATTCATGCTTTGTTTTTTCCAGGTGGGGATTCATAATCGCCTTATTCTGTTTGAGACGCTTTAACGTTTCAGTCAAATGAATAGATAGTCCAACCACAATCCGTTCATTGGCATGTCCCAGCATCGACTCGGCCCGTTCCAGCATGCTTTCCACAATATCAACAATCGGCCGGCCTACCACCTTGTATAAATCGGCCTTGTTAACAAGTTCCGCCGTTTCATCCGCCCGCTTGATCCACTGGCGAAGCTTATCTTCCAATTCCGCCCCAATAATCCGGTTTAGCTCCTTTTGCGAGAACTTCTGGCGGGAAAGTTCTCCATACCGCTCCTCAATATACGAGTATATCTCGCGCGGCCAGGTATACAGCTCATCCATATATACCATATTGTCTTTACCGGGCGCGATTTCATAGCCGGTTACCCGTAATTTATCCAGTTTATCCTTCTGGTGCCGCACTTTAAGCAGTCCGCGGCGGGCATGGGCCGGCAAATCGGCCACGGTAATGGAAATATTCCGGTTACCGCCGGTAATCAAATTTAAGAATCCCCGGGCACAGGCAACCTGTATGTCGGCGGACAGCTGACCGACATTGCCGGTACAATCATACAGCAGCAAGGCGCGCACCGCATCGGCATCAATAGCCAGGGTATTGCCGGTGCGCTGCGCTTCATGCCGCAAAAAATGATGAATCAGCAACAACCGTTCAGACAGCGGCCTTTCCTGCAGGCTGGGCAGTTCAATGACCATTGGGACACGCCGCCTAAAGGTCGCCAGCAGCGAGGCCGACGGCAACTCGGTAGTAGCCATAATCAGCATAACTGAAGCCTGCCGCAGGCTTTCGGTCTCGCCCAAGCGCCGGAACCGCCCCTTGTCAATAAGATAAAACAAAATTTCCTGTCCCTCCGGCGGCAGGCGATGAATCTCATCCAAAAACAAAATACCCTCATTGGCTTTTTCAATCAAGCCTTCTTTCGGTCGTTCCGCACCGGTAAACGCTCCCTGCACATGTCCACACAGTTGCGAAAGCAACAGTTGGGGATTGTCGGCATAATCGGCGCAGTTGAACATTACAAAGGGCGCCGTTGCATTAAGTCTGCCCGTCTCTACGGCAAAGCGGTACATAGCTTCCGCCAAATCGCTTTTACCAACACCTGTCGCACCAAACAGCAGCGTATGCAGCCCCTTGGGAGGATAGAGAATAGCTGCCTTGGCCTGCTCAATGGCAGGAAACAGACTCCCTTTTTGACCGATCAAATGCCCAAACGCCATACCGGTAATTTCTTTACCGCCATATTCTGCCACCGGCTGCTGGATGCCCGGCGGCACCGCAGCTTCCGGTGACTGGCGGTATGTATCATTTTGCAGTAATTGCTCCGTAGTAAAGCGGGATACGGCAAATCCCATCTGGCGCAGCTTTTCGGTCACAGTCCGCTTTGCCAGATAAGGATCGCTGTCCATAATCTGCCGGATAGCTTCACATAATACCGGCCTTCTTCGTTCCCTTGAATCGGGAATCTTCATTCTCTGCCGCAGAAGAGTTGCTTCGCCCCGGGAAATTGCCAGTTTTTGTGCCAGTTCCTGATCGGTATAGGGATTTTTTTTATCTTCACTGCCAAGCAACAACCGCAGACTGTCTGCTTTCCCCAATACAACTCTCCTCCTTGCAGCTTTTCTATCAAGATAAAATCAAACACTGCCCGGTTCTATGTTACCATGTTTCCGCCCATTTTGTTAACCATAACCTTATGAGTTTTGCCCGTACGTATAGAGAAAAACATTTCTGGCTTTTTCTATTTCTTCCGGCGGCAACTGCACCGGCGCTCCCTTCAAACTGGCCAGGTGATATACCTTGGCGCCATCCTCCAGCATAACGGCGGCCACCAGCGCATGACGGACTGAATGGCCAACGGCAATGACGCCATGATTGGCCAACAGACAGGCATTCTTATCACCAAGCACTTCCATAACGGCCGGACCGATTGCGGCTTCGGCCACCGGCGTATATCTGGCTACAGGTACACTGCCCCCCACCTCATTGGCCAGCGTCGTGCTGCAGCAGGGGATTTCACGATGCAGCATGGCAAAGCTGCAGGCATATGGCGAATGCGTGTGGATGATTCCCCGAATATCCGGACGCTGCCGGTAGATATAAAGATGATCCTTGGTATCCACGGAAGCCTTCCACTTCCCGTCCACCATATTTCCCGCCCCATCAATAATCACAATATCGGACGGGCTCAACTGCTCATAATCCATTCCACTGGGAGTGATAGCGATATATCCGGTTTGTTCATCCCTGCCGCTGACATTCCCCCCTGTAAGCGTTACCAAACCGTAACGGATAAGCTGCAAAGCCGCAGTCAGAACCTCTTTGCGCAAATTCTCAAGCAACATGCCATTTTCCTCCTTTGCTGTGGCAGCGTGGTTCCCGTCTCACTCTCCAGGAACCATGCTTTGTATTAATCAAGCCTGCAAATCTTCCACGGCATCCCGCCGTTTCGTAATCTTTTTATTGATCACAGCCATAACGCCGATAATGGCAACCAATACGGCTACGCCTACCGCTTTAAGACCCGTTATCTGCAATATTAGCCAGGTTAACGGATTGGCTCCGTCACAAATGGAGGCAATCTGGGTAGCACCGCTCGGCATTTTGAAATTAGCGTTGATAGCCAGTTGGGTATGCAGTGGTGCCATATCGGTAGCAATCAGCAAACCCACGACCACCATGACCAACCCGACAATAAAGGTTCTGAATACATTGCCCCGCGTGACAGGAACTACCATGGCCAGCATAAAGGGCAGTACAGCCAGATCGGCAAACGGCAGTACGCGGTTGCCGGGCAGCACGGCTGCCAGAATGATGGTGATTGGCACCAGCACCAAGGCGGCAGCCATGCAAGCCGGGTGACCGATGGCCACGGCCGAATCCAAACCGATGTAAATTTTTCCGGCATTTTTGAACCGTTTTTGAATAAATTCCTGAGCCGAATCAGATATAGGCAACAAGCCTTCCATCAGCATGGCTGCCATTTTGGGAATCAAAACCAGGCAGCCCCCCATGGTGATACCTACCGTTAATATCGTCTTAACATCATAGCCGGCTAGAACGCCGATAATTAGTCCCAATACGCTGCCGATAATAATCGGTTCCCCAAAAATCCCAAACCGTTCCTGCAAAGTTTCCGGATCAGCCTTGATATTTCTAATCCCCGGAATCATATCAATCGCCTTGTTAATCACAATGGCAATCGGTACATAGGCCGCTGAAAAACCATGCGGCAAGGAAACGCCGGGTAATTTGTTGTATTCTTCCACTCCCGGCGCCGTCCAATCGGCCAAGTAGAATACGATGATCATGTTGACAACCGCCGCAAAGCCTCCCCAGAAAATACTGTCGGTTGCTGCGGTAACCAAAGCACCGGTAAAAGCAAAATGCCAGTAATCCCAAATATCCACATCAATCGTTCTGGTTTGCTTGGTAAGCAGTAAAATCACATTAACTGCCAAGCCGATCGGAATAATAATGGCTCCCACCGTCGAGGCGAACGCAATAGCCGCAGCCGCTGGCCAACCTACATCAATAACAGTCAGGTGCAAGCCCAAACGTTCCACCATAGTATGCGACGCCGGCCCCAGCGTACTTGTCAACAATCCGATGACTAAATTCAGTCCGATAAACCCTACACCAACCGTCAGGCCGGAACGGATGGCCCGGCTCAATTTGGCTCCCAGACACACTCCCAATATAGTGATAATGATCGGCATCATCACGCTGGCACCGAGACTGACAATGTAATTGATAATTTCCATAGCTTCGTCCTCCCTGTCTTAAATTTTCAAATACCCGATGATCTCTTCCACAACGCGGTCTATTCCAACTCCTGTTAAGAAAGCGGTCCCCGTAACGACCGGAATCGGAATCTTAGCCGATACCTGCGTCGTGGCAACAACCAAATCATGTGCCGCCGCCATCGATGAAATTTCAGCAATTTTGCACTGACTGATCTTCACCATTTTGAGCTTGCCTCTTTTGTCCAGCGCGTCTCTCAGCTTGTTAATCGCCATAGTGGATGTACATACGCCTGCCCCGCAGGCAACCAGAATTCTTTTTTCACCAGCCATTGTCCAATCCTCCTAATCCTTATGATTTTGCATTATCCTACCGTCGAAATCTTACGAAAACACAGCAAACAACAAACGGTACGCATCATCTGTGTCAGTTTGCAAAACTAAACTTTGCAGCAACCTTTCATTTTCCAAAATACCAGCAACCTTTTGCAAGAACACCGGCTGTTCATGAGCTTCTTTCAGCGCCAGCATAAAGATCAATGATACTGCAATTGTTTGCTGAGGGTTTTCCATACTGGAAAATAAGACCGGTCTGTCCAGCACGCCCACTGCCATCGCGGCCTGCAATACATGCTCCACATCGGTATGCGGAATGGCCACATTGATATTTCCTGTCGACAGCCCGGTTGGAAAACTAATTTCCCGTTTTTTTACCGCCGCCAAATACGAATTCTTTACATACCCCTGCTGCCACAGCCGGTCGGCCAGCTTTTCCAATGCTTCTTCTCGGCTATTGACCCGAAGCGGCACAATCATCAGTTCTTGCCTAAGTAGCTGAGTAAAATCCACGGTGAGTAAATCCTCCTTTGCTCCTATGATTTTCCTGTTTGAGGAAAGAGCCTTCCGTCTGCCCATTTATAATGCAAGTGTTGTGCCAAACAAAAAATACCCTGTCCAATGACCGGCAAAACCACCGCAGCCTCACCTGCCATACTTTTTAAAGCCAACAAATTATACCGCCGGCCGCTATACTAACATTATCTGCAAGCCGTTTTGCTGTTTTGGTTATATAACCCATACCCATCAGCCTCCCTGCAAAATTCAGGACTGCACAAAAGCGGCCTGGACTTTGCTGTCCAAGCCGCTTTTGTTATTTTCTCTCCTGTCTCCGATCAGGAACTTCTGTTCAGCCTCCCCCACCAAGCCAGTTCAAGACGGCATATACCAGCCAGGTATACCACTGAGCCCCCAGGGCCAGTGAGGTGATCTGCATAGTGCCCGGCGGCACGGCAATTTTCAACTGACCGGCTAACTGGGTCATGACCGGAGCAGCATAGCTGGAAACATACAAAAGAATAATGGAAATGACCACACCGATCACAATCCCCCGGAACAAATTACCCTTTGAGGGAACGATGGCATAAACCATGAAAAAGCTCAAAACCGACAGATCAGCCAGCGGCAGTGTGATATTGCCCGGCAGAACAAACGCCAGTCCCATGACAACCGGAATCATCAAGAGTCCCATAGCCATAACAAAGGGATGACCGATCGCCACCGACGAATCCAATCCAATATAGATTTTGTGCCCTTGAAACCGGCTTTCCATAAATTCCTGAGCCGCCTCGGCAATCACGATCAGTCCGTCCATGAGCAACGATACCATCCGGGGCATCAACACCAGACAACCGGCAATGACGACACCGGTCTGGACGGTCTGAGCAAAGTCAAACCCGGCCGCCCAGGCCAGTGTCAAACCAATGCTCAACCCCATGATCATCGGTTCACCAAAGAGTCCGAGCTTTTCCTGAACACCCTCGGTTGTCCAGTTAATATCTTTTATCAGTGGAATTTGATCCAGGACCCAGTTCAGCGGGTAACCTACCAGGGCCCAGGCAGAAGTTTGGATATGGGGCAGCGAGATTCCTTCCAGTCCCAGCACCTCTTCGCAATCCCTCTGCGTCCAGTCGGCCACCTTAAAAATAATAGCCATATTAATTACTGCACTAACGACGGCAAGCAGCATGCTCCCTGTCGTCACATACAGGCCACTGGCAATGAATAAAGGATGCCAGAAATTCCAGATATCAATATCCATTGTCCTGGTCCAGCCCAAAAATACCATCACCACATTGGTGGCTATGATGGCCAAAAATACGAAAGGCACCACCTCTGTCCCCCAGGCAATAGAAGAGCCGAAGCTCCAGCCCACATCGACCGCCGTCAGTTTGAACCCCAGCCGCTCCACCAGTCCCTGGTTAATCGGACTGATGGTATACAGCAGCAAACCGGTGATGGTTTTAAGACCGACAAAGCCCATGCCAACGGTAAGACCGGCCCTAAAAGCTACGGAAAAATCTTTACGAAAGATAAGACCCAAGATCGTAATAATAATCGGCATCATGACCGTCACGCCTAAGCCGATAACATAGGTAAAAACCCCTAGGATAAGCTCCATATATCCGCTCCCGCATACTTAACTGTACTTTATTTTTCCAAAATGGCAACAACGTCCTCAATAAGCTGCTGCTTATTAACTCCGGTAAGAAAGGCTCGTCCAAGTAAAACCGGTACATTCTCCATGCCGCCGGGAATCTGCGTGGCACTAATAACCAAATCCGGCTTAACGGCCCGCACGCGCGAGGCAACTTCCGTCAGCTTGCACTGACTGACATCAGCCGTAATTTTGTATTGTTTCAGCACCTCATTAAGTTTTCTTGCAATAACTGTCGAAGTGGCAATGCCTGTTCCACAGCAAATATAAATTCTTTTTTTGATCGCCATCCCATTTCCTCCTGCCTTATTTGTCATCCGTGTTAACGGCTTGCCTGTACCAGGATAGCCAAAGCCTCCTCTGCCGAACAGCACTGCAGCAGAGATTTCAGGTAATGCTCCTGCTCCAGCATGGTAATAACCATTTGCAGCACCTCCAATTGTTTTTCCGGTTCCCTCAGCGCCAGCATAAAAACAACCGACACCCGCACCGTTTCCGCATCATCGCCTCCCATTAGCCCGAATTCCACAGGATCTTTCAATATGCAAAGACAAATCGCCGGTTTAATCACATGAACAATATCTGTATGTGGAATGGCAATTCCGATCGTTTCGCCGCCAAGTCCGGTAGGATACACCCTTTCCCGTGCTAAAACAGCCTCCCGGTAACTCTCCTTCGTATAACCGTGCCGTAATAAGCATGCCGCCATATAGCTTAGTATGTCCTCCCTTACGGACAACGTTGAAAATAAAATCAAATCCTGATTGCAGTACCTCTCAATGGACATACGCCTTCTCCTTATTTATTGAAACCACTGATTTATTCGCCTGGCCACGTCAGCAAGACTCCAAAAGAACACCGCTATCCTTTAGGGTTTTTCCCTCGCATCGCCGACTTATTAAATCAATCGTCTTCTCGATTGTTTCATCCGGTCAGCTTTGCATAATTTTTACTGCCGACCAACAATGACTGAAAAAATAGCCTGTTTAGACTATTCTCGTTGCTCTCCTTTAACCCCTGCTTCCCCCAGGTCTTGAAAGGTTAGGATTCCCCCGGCAAATAAAAAAAATCAGCCTCCCCGTAGTTCGGCTGATTTCCCCTGCTGCTTTTACCTATATAGAATGTTCAACCCGTTTCTTTCCTCTATCTAAGACTGTCCATAATACGCCCCGCTGCCATGCTTGCGCAAGTAATGCTTATCCAGCAGGCACTGCTGAATAGAGCCGGCTGTATTGTTTAACCGCACCGTATGATAGGCCATATGGCAGATTTCCTCCAAAATGACGGCATTGTGCACCGCATCCTGCGCATCCTTGCCCCAGGCAAAAGGCCCGTGGTTGCGTACCAATACGCCGGGAATGCTGTTAATATCCAGTGTTTTGAACGTCTCGACAATTACATTGCCAGTTTCCACTTCATAATCACCGTCAATTTCCTGTTCGGTTAATGCCCGGGTGCAAGGCACCTTGCCGTAAAAATGATCGGCATGGGTAGTGCCGAGCGCCGGCAGGCTCTGGCCTGACTGGGCCCAGATCGTAGCCCAGGTGGAGTGGGTATGGACAATGCCTCCTAAGTGAGGATAGGCCCGGTATAGCACCAAATGTGTCGGCGTATCGGAAGAAGGTCTTAACTTTCCTTCCACCTGATGGCCTGCCAGGTCCAATACCACCAGATCCTGGGCGGTCATTTTTTCATATTCCACGCCACTGGGTTTAATGACAACCATTCCCCGTTCACGGTCGATGCCGCTGACATTGCCCCAGGTAAATTTAACCAGACCATGAACCGGCAGCGCCAGGTTGGCAGCCAGCACTTCTTCTTTTAACTGTTCCAGCATAGTTCATTCCCCCTTATATTTCCACAAGAATTTTGTTGAAGGAAATGGTGCGGTCCGCAATGGCTGCCAGATAATGAGCCAATTCTTCCAGCTTGATCCGGTGGGAAATCATCGGCGCAAACTGCAGTTTTCCCTGGGACATAAACTCCAGGGTCGCCGTCCAGGCTTTGCCGGGATAGGGTGCCGAATAGGAATTCCAGGAACCTTGCAGGGAAATTTCTCCCCGCAGAATGGCCTCGATCGTCTTCTCCTGCAAGGGCAGGTCACTGTGAGAAATCCCCAAAAATACCACTCGTCCCTGCTTCCGGGCGACCAGCACAGCCTGCTCCTGGGTGATTTTGCTGCCTGCTGTTTCCAGTACCACCTGGGCGCCGCCGCCGGTAAGCTCCCTAATTCGCTGCACCGGATCACACTCACGGGAATTAATCAGAATATCGGCGCCTAACGACTTAGCCAGTTCCAACTTTTCCGGGAAAATGTCCACGGCAATGACGGTGGCGGCACCAAACAGTTTGGCCCATTGCAGCGTCAGTTGGCCGATCGGGCCACAGCCCAGTACTGCCACGGTATCGCCGGCCTGAATCCCACCTTTGGCTACCCCGTGATAGCCGATGGTAGCCGGTTCAATGCCGGCTGCCGTTGCATAATCCAGTTGATCCGGCAGTCGCAGCAGATGCCGAAATGGCACCTTGGTATATTCGGCAAACGCTCCGTCACTGCCGGTGCCGATGATATTATAATGCTCGCACAGGCCGTAATGACCCTCCCGGCAATGCTCACAATTCCCACAGGGAATCAAGGGAGCCACTGCTACCCGGTCACCCGGACGGTAGCCATCAACCGCCTCACCTACGGCAGCAACTTCCCCGCAAAACTCATGCCCCAGAATCAAAGGATAGCGCCGGGCGCCGCTAACCATAGCCCGCGGTATATCGGAGCCGCAAATCCCGGCATACTTTACTTTTACCAGTACATCCTCCCGGCCGATGTCCGGCACAGGCACCGTTTCGCAGCGGATATCCCGCAAGCCGTAGAGTACCGCCGCTTTCATCGTCTTTTGCATCATCGTTTTCCTCCCTTTACCAGACAGGGCGGCGTTGTCTATCTTCCGCCCTGTTCCTGCCCATATCAATATGCAAGATACATGCCAACCAAAAAAACTATCTTTCCATGATCGCCAACGCTTCTGGTCCGGCGGCTTGGCGGCATGGTACTACATTTTTGCCAACAGTCCATACATTTCGTGCATATCGACATATCCATTTACGCATCCCGGCCAGCAAAAGGGATCGTCGCTCTAAGAAAAGCGCAATAGCCTTGTTCTTTGGTTCTTCGTTCGGCCTTTTCTGGAAAAATACGTTCCGTAGGATGAAAAATTGCCGGCTTACGTTAAGAAATCCGTTTGTTTGAGCGTTAGCGAGTTTACGGATTTTAGTAAGCCGGCAATTTTTCAAGTATTTTGGAAGACAGGCCTAGCCTTTTGGGTCCCTTTGTGGCAATGACAAAGGGACGATAAGCTGTTTTTCCACACTACAGACTGTTATAAATAGAATCATGTTGTGACAACCCCGGACAACCTATGCCTGTACGGCACCATTCTCTTCTTCAGCCGTGTTTTTCATTGCGTTCCGATCCAGGTAATTGTATACGGCTTCCTTATTCTTGCGGAACAGGAAGTACAACACCAGATAGACGGCAATGGCCAGACCGATCAGGAGCGGCGACTGGCTGAGGAAAGCCAGGAAGACCAAACCCATCAGCGGTTTGCCTAAAATATTAAAGCTGGTGATCAGCAGGGCGCCTACCGGCAGATGCACGCCCACGGTCGAGCATATTTCGGTAAACAGCGGTGCCGTATAGGTGCACATGTACAGCCCGGCACTAAACCAGATGGCACCGGTAATCAGTACCTTGAAGATATTGCCGTTAACCAGCGGTACAATCCCCTGCACCATAAACGGCAGTGCCAATAAGTCAACAACCGGCAGCACCTGATTGCCAGGAAGGGCAATCGCCAAAAAGACCATAATCGGAATGAGAATAATACCGGAAATTAAGGTGGCCGGTTCGCCGTAGCCGGTGGCATCGTTAACCCCCAGGAACCATTGCCGCGCCTTGGCATCCTTCTTGATGGATTTTCTGGCCGCTTCGGTGATTGGCAGGAAAGCCTGGGCAAACAAACCGGCTACCCGCGGGAAGATTGCCATAATTGAGCTGGTGGCAATACCCATGACGGCTACCTGTCCCCAGGCTGCCAGGGTGCCCAAGTTTTTGAAGTTACCCATGATGCCGATGAATATACCCAACAGCAGGCCCAGTGAAACCGGTTCACCGAAAAAGCCCAATTTCTTCTGCAATTCCTGAGGACTCAGTTTTACCTTGTTTAAACCGAACATATTCAAAAGCGGGTCAAATACCACGGTAAAAATGGCAGCTTCAATGTTATGCATGGCAATAATGGTACAATTGGGATATTTGTAATAAGTCGACCAGCGTTTAGCCATCAGTTCGGCAATCAGCAAGCTGTACATATTGAGTAGTATCATGCAGCCCAAAGCCAGCATCATATTTTTCGTAACCAGATAAACCATGGAACCCCAAACCATGTAGGAATAGTTATTCCACAAATCACCGGGCTGGAACACCGAAGTCCATTTGCTCAGGAACAGCACTGTCTGTACGACCAGACCGATGCCGAGGAAGACCATGCCGGCTTCGGTGGAAAAGGCGACCAGTGCGGTAGCCTGCCAGCCTACATCAAACACCGGCAGCTGAATACCCGTGCTTTCTACCATTTTTTTAACCACCGGTGTAATAATCGGTGTAAAGGCATTTAACAGCAGGGTAAAGCCCTGCAGGCCGACGCCGGCATACAATGCGGAAAAAAAGGATTTCTTGGTGTCTACCTTAAGAATCTTGGAAATGATGAAGATAATGACCGGGACAAATACCGGAGCACCAAAGGTATCAAAAATGGCTTTTAGTGTTTCAAGAAACATATTTTCTCCTCCTCATACCAAATGAATTATTTTTTTGCTTCCAGACCTTCAATAACGCTCATCACCTCTTCCAAAAATTCATCTTCGCCAAACCCGGTAAGAAAACCAAATGCGCTGATGGTCGGAATACCGTAATCGCCGTCCGGCAAGGGACTAGTGTGGGTAATAAAATCAAACCTCCCTCCCTGGGCCAGATTCATCGCTTCCGTCGGCTTAGCCTCGGTCGCGGTGATTTTGATCCCCCGTTCCTCCATCGCATCCTTCAGCTTTTCGGCAATCATCGAGGAAGTCACTGTCCCCGAGCCACATACCGACAATACATTAAAGCTTCTCATTTTTTGCACGCTCCTTATATTTTTATATTTATCATGGCCCGCAAGAGCCGTATTGCCCGTTGTCCGTCTCACCTCATACCGCCAGGGACTGTAAAAGCTCCGCCGCCTGTTCGCGGGTCTTGGCTGCC is part of the Propionispora vibrioides genome and harbors:
- a CDS encoding sigma 54-interacting transcriptional regulator → MGKADSLRLLLGSEDKKNPYTDQELAQKLAISRGEATLLRQRMKIPDSRERRRPVLCEAIRQIMDSDPYLAKRTVTEKLRQMGFAVSRFTTEQLLQNDTYRQSPEAAVPPGIQQPVAEYGGKEITGMAFGHLIGQKGSLFPAIEQAKAAILYPPKGLHTLLFGATGVGKSDLAEAMYRFAVETGRLNATAPFVMFNCADYADNPQLLLSQLCGHVQGAFTGAERPKEGLIEKANEGILFLDEIHRLPPEGQEILFYLIDKGRFRRLGETESLRQASVMLIMATTELPSASLLATFRRRVPMVIELPSLQERPLSERLLLIHHFLRHEAQRTGNTLAIDADAVRALLLYDCTGNVGQLSADIQVACARGFLNLITGGNRNISITVADLPAHARRGLLKVRHQKDKLDKLRVTGYEIAPGKDNMVYMDELYTWPREIYSYIEERYGELSRQKFSQKELNRIIGAELEDKLRQWIKRADETAELVNKADLYKVVGRPIVDIVESMLERAESMLGHANERIVVGLSIHLTETLKRLKQNKAIMNPHLEKTKHEYAREFAIAQDMAECFARHTGIRLPEEEIGFITLYLTMYCRQDNEGRVGILVLSHGHVAAGMAEVANRLLGVNHAKAVEMSLDESPETALERTVELVMQIDEGKGVLFLVDMGSLADFSTRITELTGIPVRSVGPVYTMMVIEAVRRALLPEASLTELADSIGQSCIGMTSVKQELLHNPSGKPVILSVCITGQGAALQLQKELERKLGQAGGVEIICLGLADRQSFTQQVRQIMSTRTVQAVVGTLDPHIPGVPFITVEQVLSNNLPSVFKPMAYKPASLQDIIKEELIFFPNQEASKPQIIELLAESLISRNLVKPQFAADVMKRELIGVPVLSLRVAIPHGEDPRYIQQTSAALAVFPEAVPWGENYRVNIVCMLAVTADGKEIVQDLGERLTNDDLVERLLGTQSAMEVREVLLQDL
- a CDS encoding class II aldolase/adducin family protein, which translates into the protein MLLENLRKEVLTAALQLIRYGLVTLTGGNVSGRDEQTGYIAITPSGMDYEQLSPSDIVIIDGAGNMVDGKWKASVDTKDHLYIYRQRPDIRGIIHTHSPYACSFAMLHREIPCCSTTLANEVGGSVPVARYTPVAEAAIGPAVMEVLGDKNACLLANHGVIAVGHSVRHALVAAVMLEDGAKVYHLASLKGAPVQLPPEEIEKARNVFLYTYGQNS
- a CDS encoding PTS galactitol transporter subunit IIC; this encodes MEIINYIVSLGASVMMPIIITILGVCLGAKLSRAIRSGLTVGVGFIGLNLVIGLLTSTLGPASHTMVERLGLHLTVIDVGWPAAAAIAFASTVGAIIIPIGLAVNVILLLTKQTRTIDVDIWDYWHFAFTGALVTAATDSIFWGGFAAVVNMIIVFYLADWTAPGVEEYNKLPGVSLPHGFSAAYVPIAIVINKAIDMIPGIRNIKADPETLQERFGIFGEPIIIGSVLGLIIGVLAGYDVKTILTVGITMGGCLVLIPKMAAMLMEGLLPISDSAQEFIQKRFKNAGKIYIGLDSAVAIGHPACMAAALVLVPITIILAAVLPGNRVLPFADLAVLPFMLAMVVPVTRGNVFRTFIVGLVMVVVGLLIATDMAPLHTQLAINANFKMPSGATQIASICDGANPLTWLILQITGLKAVGVAVLVAIIGVMAVINKKITKRRDAVEDLQA
- a CDS encoding PTS sugar transporter subunit IIB, translating into MAGEKRILVACGAGVCTSTMAINKLRDALDKRGKLKMVKISQCKIAEISSMAAAHDLVVATTQVSAKIPIPVVTGTAFLTGVGIDRVVEEIIGYLKI
- a CDS encoding PTS sugar transporter subunit IIA, with translation MDFTQLLRQELMIVPLRVNSREEALEKLADRLWQQGYVKNSYLAAVKKREISFPTGLSTGNINVAIPHTDVEHVLQAAMAVGVLDRPVLFSSMENPQQTIAVSLIFMLALKEAHEQPVFLQKVAGILENERLLQSLVLQTDTDDAYRLLFAVFS
- a CDS encoding PTS galactitol transporter subunit IIC, producing MELILGVFTYVIGLGVTVMMPIIITILGLIFRKDFSVAFRAGLTVGMGFVGLKTITGLLLYTISPINQGLVERLGFKLTAVDVGWSFGSSIAWGTEVVPFVFLAIIATNVVMVFLGWTRTMDIDIWNFWHPLFIASGLYVTTGSMLLAVVSAVINMAIIFKVADWTQRDCEEVLGLEGISLPHIQTSAWALVGYPLNWVLDQIPLIKDINWTTEGVQEKLGLFGEPMIMGLSIGLTLAWAAGFDFAQTVQTGVVIAGCLVLMPRMVSLLMDGLIVIAEAAQEFMESRFQGHKIYIGLDSSVAIGHPFVMAMGLLMIPVVMGLAFVLPGNITLPLADLSVLSFFMVYAIVPSKGNLFRGIVIGVVISIILLYVSSYAAPVMTQLAGQLKIAVPPGTMQITSLALGAQWYTWLVYAVLNWLGGGG
- a CDS encoding PTS sugar transporter subunit IIB is translated as MAIKKRIYICCGTGIATSTVIARKLNEVLKQYKITADVSQCKLTEVASRVRAVKPDLVISATQIPGGMENVPVLLGRAFLTGVNKQQLIEDVVAILEK
- a CDS encoding PTS sugar transporter subunit IIA, which encodes MSIERYCNQDLILFSTLSVREDILSYMAACLLRHGYTKESYREAVLARERVYPTGLGGETIGIAIPHTDIVHVIKPAICLCILKDPVEFGLMGGDDAETVRVSVVFMLALREPEKQLEVLQMVITMLEQEHYLKSLLQCCSAEEALAILVQASR
- the araD gene encoding L-ribulose-5-phosphate 4-epimerase, giving the protein MLEQLKEEVLAANLALPVHGLVKFTWGNVSGIDRERGMVVIKPSGVEYEKMTAQDLVVLDLAGHQVEGKLRPSSDTPTHLVLYRAYPHLGGIVHTHSTWATIWAQSGQSLPALGTTHADHFYGKVPCTRALTEQEIDGDYEVETGNVIVETFKTLDINSIPGVLVRNHGPFAWGKDAQDAVHNAVILEEICHMAYHTVRLNNTAGSIQQCLLDKHYLRKHGSGAYYGQS
- a CDS encoding galactitol-1-phosphate 5-dehydrogenase; amino-acid sequence: MMQKTMKAAVLYGLRDIRCETVPVPDIGREDVLVKVKYAGICGSDIPRAMVSGARRYPLILGHEFCGEVAAVGEAVDGYRPGDRVAVAPLIPCGNCEHCREGHYGLCEHYNIIGTGSDGAFAEYTKVPFRHLLRLPDQLDYATAAGIEPATIGYHGVAKGGIQAGDTVAVLGCGPIGQLTLQWAKLFGAATVIAVDIFPEKLELAKSLGADILINSRECDPVQRIRELTGGGAQVVLETAGSKITQEQAVLVARKQGRVVFLGISHSDLPLQEKTIEAILRGEISLQGSWNSYSAPYPGKAWTATLEFMSQGKLQFAPMISHRIKLEELAHYLAAIADRTISFNKILVEI